One Parvivirga hydrogeniphila genomic window, CGACCGCGGGTCACAAGGAGCATCCGCCATCAAGGACCACCGAGCCGAGGACCCCGTCGAAGTCTACGAGAACAAGGAGCTGCGCCAGATCCTGGCCGACGCCATCGAGCGCCTTCCCGAACGGGAACGCGCCGTCATCACCCTGTACTACTACGAAGGTCTCACGCTGAAAGAGATCGGTGCTATCCTGGGCGTCACCGAGTCACGGGTAAGCCAGCTCCACACGAAGGCGGTGCTGCGCCTGCGGGCTCGCATCCGCGCCGCACAAGGACTGGCACCTGCAGTCTGAAAGGCAGGAGAGGTCATGGCTGGCGAGCATGTTCTGATTGTCGAGGACACCGAGCTCCTACGGCGGATCTACCACGACCGCCTCGCTCAGGAGGGGTACACCGTCTACACGGCCTCAGACGGCCTGGAGGCCATCCAGCAGATGCGCGCGGTGCCCGTGGACCTCGTGCTCCTCGATCTCATCATGCCGCGCATGGGAGGGCTCGAAGTGCTCGAGACCATGAAGGCCGACCCGCGGCTGTCAGGCATCCCGGTCGTCATCCTCACGAACCTGGGCGAGGAGTCCTCGGTCGAGCGGGCCATCGAGCTCGGCGCGGTCGACTACCTCATCAAGAACCAGGCGAAGCCTGCCGATGTCGCCGCGAAGATCCGGCTTGCACTTGACAACCTCGGCGGACGCAGCGCCGACACGAAGTCGTACAAGCTCCTCGTCCGCGACCGCCAGGCCGATGCGGAATGCTTCGTTGCTGACGCACGACTGCCGCGCCGTTTCTGGTGTCCCGCGTGCGAGGTCGAGCTGGCCATCGAACTCCTTCCGCAAGGCGATCGGCCCGGCTGGTACGACGCGCACGTGATCTGCCCGATGTGCGGCCGCGAGTTCTAGCGAGGCCCTTCCGCTGCCCGCCGGCCCGTGCTACCCTATACCGGCTTCTAACCACGCACGCCTGCGGATCGACGCGGACGGTGCCGCCGTGGCGGTCCCGCGTCGAGCAGAAGCAGGCGGAGGACACAACCGCTAGGAGGAACGCATGACCAAGGTATCGATGCGTGCACTGCTCGAGTCGGGCGTCCACTTCGGACACCAGACCCGCCGGTGGAACCCCAAGATGCGTCCGTACATCTTCACGGAACGCAACGGCATCTACATCATCGACCTGAAGCGCACGCTCAACGAGCTTGACGTCACCTACCGCTTCGTCCGCGACCTCGCCGCCAGAGGCGGCACGGTGTTGTTCGTCGGTA contains:
- a CDS encoding response regulator — protein: MAGEHVLIVEDTELLRRIYHDRLAQEGYTVYTASDGLEAIQQMRAVPVDLVLLDLIMPRMGGLEVLETMKADPRLSGIPVVILTNLGEESSVERAIELGAVDYLIKNQAKPADVAAKIRLALDNLGGRSADTKSYKLLVRDRQADAECFVADARLPRRFWCPACEVELAIELLPQGDRPGWYDAHVICPMCGREF